In the genome of Grus americana isolate bGruAme1 chromosome 16, bGruAme1.mat, whole genome shotgun sequence, one region contains:
- the LOC129213846 gene encoding transmembrane protein 17B-like, with amino-acid sequence MAVHTPLPPNLRRGLAAFSGSLFINNKTRDSGAAHTYRPAHEVLASLPLQMMLYFNVYYFPVWCLAEGMMLQLKFHLLPRHYQFLLVAAFLILSLAEGSRLYLGYVGNLQEKVPELAGFLLLSCLIQLPLLLFLLMDSHVIHLPLEMAMHSLSLAFLLAEIAAAFLALKTMTKLLAAQFYLRQLKEGSRPCPHRIHLEVALE; translated from the exons ATGGCCGTGCACACACCTCTGCCCCCCAACCTCCGTCGGGGCTTGGCGGCATTCAGCGGCTCCCTCTTCATCAACAACAAGACGCGGGACAGCGGCGCTGCCCACACCTACCGCCCAG CCCACGAAGTGCTGGCCAGCCTGCCCCTCCAGATGATGCTCTACTTCAACGTCTACTACTTCCCGGTGTGGTGCCTGGCTGAGGGGATGATGCTGCAGCTGAAG TTCCACCTGCTGCCTCGGCACTACCAGTTCCTGCTGGTCGCtgccttcctcatcctctcGCTGGCTGAGGGCTCCCGCCTCTACCTGGGCTACGTGGGGAACCTGCAGGAGAAG GTGCCCGAGCTGGCCgggttcctcctcctctcctgcctgatccagctccccctcctgctcttcctgctGATGGACAGCCACGTCATCCACCTGCCGCTGGAGATGGCCATGCACAGCCTTTCCCTGGCCTTCCTCCTTGCGGAGattgctgctgccttccttgcGCTGAAGACCATGACCAAGCTGCTGGCGGCACAGTTCTACCTGcggcagctgaaggagggcagcagg CCGTGTCCCCATCGCATCCACCTGGAGGTTGCTCTGGAGTGA